In the Corynebacterium suedekumii genome, one interval contains:
- a CDS encoding UDP-N-acetylmuramoyl-L-alanyl-D-glutamate--2,6-diaminopimelate ligase, whose translation MTPKTTTLSHLAQLAGGELIAAGDGDGDQVITSIGLDSTALEPGALFAALPGTRRHGAEFAPDTADTAVAVLTDPAGREILAQAGEQRPVIVVDDIRAILGDLAAEIYGHPSREMTVIGVTGTSGKTTTSYLLEAGLMAAGHTVGLIGTTGTRINGRAVPTKLTTPEAPTLQALFARMLAEGVTHVVMEVSSHALELGRVTGTEFDVAGFTNLSQDHLDFHPTMAEYFEAKARFFDLASPVAARRAVVCVDDSWGEQMAARATDPVTVSTTDGGSADVKARQVHLAPTGAQTVELTLPEHAPLTFDLPLPGDFNIANAALATACAWAAGADPDAFVRGITEVAVPGRMERIDAGQDFLAVVDYAHKPAAVAAVLDTLRGQITGRLGVIVGAGGDRDPSKRPIMGAEAARRADLVIITDDNPRSEDPATIRAAVVAGAHDAGTDAEIREIGDRAAAIDALIAWARPGDGVIVAGKGHEVGQLVNGVDHHFDDREEVRRALDERNS comes from the coding sequence ATGACCCCGAAGACCACCACCCTGTCGCACCTGGCACAGCTGGCCGGCGGTGAACTCATCGCCGCCGGCGACGGTGACGGTGACCAGGTCATCACCTCGATCGGTCTGGACTCCACCGCCCTGGAACCCGGCGCCCTGTTCGCCGCCCTGCCGGGCACCCGCCGACACGGTGCGGAGTTCGCCCCCGACACCGCCGACACCGCCGTCGCCGTCCTCACGGACCCGGCCGGCCGGGAGATCCTGGCGCAGGCGGGGGAGCAGCGCCCGGTCATCGTCGTCGACGACATCCGGGCCATCCTCGGTGACCTCGCCGCCGAGATCTACGGCCACCCCTCGAGGGAGATGACCGTCATCGGCGTGACGGGAACCTCGGGCAAGACCACGACGAGCTACCTGCTGGAGGCCGGGCTCATGGCCGCCGGCCACACGGTCGGCCTCATCGGCACCACCGGCACCCGCATCAACGGCCGGGCGGTACCCACCAAGTTGACCACCCCGGAGGCACCGACCCTTCAGGCACTGTTCGCCCGCATGCTCGCCGAGGGTGTCACCCACGTGGTCATGGAGGTCTCCTCCCACGCCCTCGAGCTCGGCCGGGTCACCGGCACGGAGTTCGACGTCGCCGGCTTCACCAACCTCTCCCAGGACCACCTGGACTTCCACCCGACGATGGCGGAGTACTTCGAGGCCAAGGCCCGGTTCTTCGATCTGGCCTCACCGGTGGCCGCCCGTCGCGCCGTGGTCTGCGTCGACGACAGCTGGGGTGAGCAGATGGCCGCCCGCGCCACCGACCCGGTCACCGTCAGCACCACCGACGGCGGCTCCGCCGACGTCAAGGCCCGTCAGGTGCACCTGGCACCCACCGGCGCGCAGACCGTCGAGCTCACCCTGCCGGAGCACGCTCCGCTCACCTTCGATCTTCCCCTCCCGGGCGACTTCAACATCGCCAACGCGGCCCTGGCCACGGCGTGTGCCTGGGCGGCCGGGGCTGACCCGGACGCCTTCGTCCGCGGCATCACCGAGGTCGCCGTCCCGGGCCGCATGGAGCGGATCGACGCCGGCCAGGACTTCCTCGCCGTCGTCGACTACGCCCACAAGCCGGCCGCCGTCGCCGCCGTCCTGGACACCCTCCGCGGGCAGATCACCGGCCGCCTCGGCGTCATCGTCGGCGCCGGCGGGGACCGCGACCCGAGCAAGCGGCCCATCATGGGTGCGGAGGCGGCACGCCGCGCCGACCTGGTCATCATCACCGACGACAACCCGCGCAGCGAGGACCCGGCGACCATCCGCGCCGCCGTCGTCGCCGGTGCCCACGACGCCGGCACCGACGCCGAGATCCGTGAGATCGGGGACCGCGCCGCGGCCATCGACGCGCTCATCGCCTGGGCACGACCCGGGGACGGCGTCATCGTCGCCGGCAAGGGACACGAG